A single genomic interval of Cucumis sativus cultivar 9930 chromosome 5, Cucumber_9930_V3, whole genome shotgun sequence harbors:
- the LOC101219862 gene encoding probable magnesium transporter NIPA4 translates to MAAEPPSWQEGMSSDNVKGLVLALSSSFFIGGSFIVKKKGLKKAGASGIRAGAGGFTYLYEPLWWLGMITMIVGEIANFVAYAFAPALLVTPLGALSIIISAVLAHIILGEKLHIFGVLGCILCVVGSITIVLHAPQEREIESVTEVWQMAMEPAFLLYATLVITSAIILIFHFIPQYGQTHIMVYIGVCSLLGSLSVMGVKALGIAMKLTISGVNQFVYPQTWLFAIIVTTFLLTQMNYLNKALDTFNTAVVSPIYYVMFTSLTILASVIMFKDWDRQSPSQVITELCGFVTILSGTFLLHKTKDMVDGVSTSSPIRLTKHMEEDEYNGLEGIPLRRQEAMRLP, encoded by the exons ATGGCGGCGGAGCCTCCCAGTTGGCAAGAGGGTATGTCCTCTGACAATGTAAAAGGCCTCGTACTTGCACTTTCTTCCAGTTTCTTCATTGGTGGGAGCTTCATTGTCAAGAAGAAAGGCTTGAAGAAAGCTGGTGCTTCAGGAATCAGAGCAG GAGCGGGCGGATTTACTTACTTATACGAGCCGTTGTGGTGGTTGGGCATGATAACAA TGATTGTTGGAGAAATTGCTAATTTCGTAGCGTACGCATTTGCACCAGCCTTATTAGTCACTCCTCTTGGAGCTCTCAGCATAATAATCAG TGCTGTTCTTGCACATATCATTTTAGGGGAGAAACTACATATTTTTGGTGTTCTTGGTTGTATTCTATGTGTGGTGGGCTCCATAACCATTGTTCTTCATGCACCTCAAGAACGTGAAATAGAATCCGTGACAGAAGTTTGGCAAATGGCAATGGAGCCAG cttttcttttgtatgcGACTCTGGTCATAACCTCTGCTATTATACTTATATTCCACTTTATACCTCAATATGGCCAGACACACATAATGGTTTACATTGGAGTTTGTTCCCTTTTGGGTTCTTTATCA GTTATGGGTGTTAAAGCTCTTGGAATTGCCATGAAATTGACAATATCTGGAGtaaatcaatttgtttatcCGCAAACTTGGCTTTTTGCTATAATTGTAACCACATTTTTGCTTACTCAGATGAACTATCTGAACAAG GCCCTGGATACTTTTAACACTGCTGTTGTATCTCCCATATACTACGTGATGTTCACATCACTGACCATTTTGGCTAGTGTTATCATGTTTAAG GATTGGGATAGGCAGAGCCCATCACAAGTTATCACAGAATTGTGTGGATTTGTAACTATTCTTTCTGGGacctttcttcttcataaAACAAAGGACATGGTTGATG GTGTATCGACATCATCGCCAATACGACTTACGAAACACATGGAAGAGGATGAATACAATGGATTGGAAGGCATACCTTTAAGACGGCAGGAAGCAATGAGATTACcatga
- the LOC101219620 gene encoding ATP phosphoribosyltransferase 2, chloroplastic: MWAFTANLQPSLNSPIPLISITSRSSHSRVCPKPTLICSSLQSQVETLNGTTDGRVSERSEIRFGLPSKGRMATDTLELLKDCQLSVKQVNPRQYVANIPQLSGLEVWFQRPKDIVRKLLSGDLDLGIVGLDTVSEYGQGSEDLIVVHEALEYGDCRLSLAIPKYGIFENVNSIQDLAQMPQWTESKPLRVATGFTYLGPKFLRENGLKHVSFSTADGALEAAPAMGIADAILDLVSSGTTLRENNLKEIEGGVVLESQAVLLASRKSLVQRKGALDTTHEILERLEAHLTAVGQFTVTANMRGSSTQEVAERVLSQPSLSGMQGPTISPVFCKRDGKVVADYYAIVICVPKKSLYKSVQQLRAIGGSGVLISPLTYIFDEETPRWNQLLKELGL, encoded by the exons ATGTGGGCTTTCACAGCAAATCTTCAGCCGTCTCTGAATTCCCCCATTCCTTTAATTTCCATAACCTCACGTTCTTCGCATTCTCGTGTTTGTCCAAAGCCAACACTCATTTGCTCTTCCTTACAGTCTCAGGTTGAGACTCTTAATGGAACCACAGATGGGAGGGTCTCTGAGAGAAGTGAGATTCGATTTGGGTTGCCTAGTAAAGGTCGGATGGCAACTGACACCCTAGAACTTCTCAAG GATTGTCAATTATCCGTAAAACAAGTCAATCCGCGGCAGTATGTTGCAAATATCCCACAA CTTTCGGGGTTGGAAGTCTGGTTCCAAAGGCCTAAAGACATCGTTCGAAAATTGTTATCTGGAGACCTGGACCTCGGTATCGTGGGTCTCGATACAGTGAGCGAATATGGACAA GGTAGTGAAGATCTTATTGTTGTTCACGAGGCCCTTGAATATGGGGATTGTCGATTGTCACTTGCT ATACCCAAATACGGCATTTTCGAGAATGTAAATTCAATCCAGGATTTAGCCCAGATGCCCCAGTGGACTGAGTCTAAGCCTCTTCGAGTTGCTACTGGCTTTACTTAT CTTGGCCCCAAATTTCTTAGAGAGAATGGGTTGAAACACGTGAGTTTTTCAACTGCTGATGGAGCATTAGAGGCTGCCCCTGCG ATGGGGATAGCTGATGCTATTTTAGACCTTGTAAGTAGCGGGACTACTCTGAGAGAGAACAActtgaaagaaattgaaggtGGAGTGGTTTTGGAAAGCCAG GCTGTTCTCCTTGCCAGCCGAAAGTCCTTGGTCCAAAGGAAAGGTGCTTTAGACACAACCCATGAGATTCTTGAAAGACTGGAAGCACATCTGACGGCTGTTGGTCAGTTCACG GTGACTGCTAATATGAGAGGAAGTAGCACACAAGAAGTTGCCGAGCGTGTTTTAAGTCAACCATCATTGTCTGGGATGCAG GGCCCTACTATAAGTCCAGTTTTCTGCAAACGTGACGGAAAGGTAGTAGCTGATTACTATGCCATTGTCATATGTGTCCCTAAAAAATCCCTCTACAAGTCGGTTCAGCAACTGAGAGCA ATTGGAGGAAGTGGGGTTCTAATATCTCCGCTGACGTACATTTTTGACGAAGAGACTCCGAGATGGAATCAACTTCTCAAAGAACTCGGGCTTTAA
- the LOC101220338 gene encoding nifU-like protein 2, chloroplastic, which produces MQAVLLNLNTSPYTRSPQTLESPSCSRNFKVSRFFVLRHVSPWRKSCRSLRIRLPSSSRTRFIRAVATPNSALELPLTVENVESVLDEVRPYLIADGGNVALHEIDGNVVRLKLQGACGSCPSSVTTMKMGIERRLMEKIPEIVAVEPIADEETGLELNEENIEKVLEEIRPYLVGAAGGSLELVGIEEPIVKVRITGPAAGVMTVRVAVTQKLREKIPSIAAVQLLS; this is translated from the exons ATGCAAGCTGtgttgttgaatttgaatactTCCCCTTACACTAGATCTCCGCAAACCCTAGAATCTCCTTCTTGTTCTCGTAATTTCAag GTCTCGAGATTTTTTGTTCTTCGTCATGTTTCACCTTGGCGGAAATCGTGTCGTTCCCTTCGAATTCGATTGCCGTCTAGCTCACGCACGCGAT TTATAAGAGCTGTTGCAACTCCTAATTCGGCGTTGGAATTGCCACTGACTGTGGAAAATGTTGAGAGTGTGTTGGACGAAGTTCGACCGTATCTTATTGCAGATGGTGGAAATGTGGCATTACATGAAATCGACGGAAACGTTGTTCGGTTGAAGCTACAAGGAGCTTGCGGTTCATGTCCTAGTTCTGTTACGACCATGAAGATGGGAATTGAACGCCGTTTGATGGAGAAGATCCCTGAAATTGTTGCTGTGGAACCAATAGCAGATGAAGAAACTGGATTGGAGCTCAACGAAGAGAATATAGAGAAG GTACTTGAAGAGATAAGACCTTACCTTGTTGGGGCAGCGGGAGGATCTCTTGAACTTGTGGGTATTGAGGAGCCAATAGTTAAAGTGCGGATTACAGGGCCAGCCGCTGGGGTTATGACAGTTCGTGTGGCTGTTACACAGAAACTGCGAGAGAAGATACCATCCATAGCGGCGGTTCAACTTTTGTCATAA